From one Eucalyptus grandis isolate ANBG69807.140 chromosome 9, ASM1654582v1, whole genome shotgun sequence genomic stretch:
- the LOC104455060 gene encoding LOW QUALITY PROTEIN: kiwellin (The sequence of the model RefSeq protein was modified relative to this genomic sequence to represent the inferred CDS: inserted 1 base in 1 codon): protein MSIALLLVVLSTNLPAISSCNGPCQTLDDCQGQLICINGMCSDDPKLGTQICGTGSGGQSVLTSDDGGCHPSGNLHCDGTSYPTFTCSPPVTSSTRAILMNNEFSQGGDXGDPSQCNEQYHNNTERIVAPSTGWFDNKSRCGKMFKITSIKTGSSVMAKVVDQCDSMNGCNASHAYQPPCRNNIVDSSDAMWSALGLDKNVGDEDVTWSTV, encoded by the exons ATGTCGATTGCCCTTTTGCTGGTGGTCTTGAGCACCAACTTGCCGGCCATCTCCTCATGTAATGGCCCATGTCAAACCCTCGACGACTGCCAAGGCCAGTTGATCTGCATCAACGGAATGTGCAGCGATGATCCCAAATTAGGTACTCAGATATGCGGCACCGGCAGTGGTGGTCAATCCGTGCTGACGTCAGACGACGGAGGATGCCACCCCTCAGGCAATCTCCATTGTGATGGCACATCTTATCCAACGTTCACTTGCTCGCCCCCAGTAACTTCCTCAACCCGAGCCATCTTGATGAACAACGAATTCAGCCAAGGCGGTG GGGGAGACCCGTCTCAGTGCAATGAGCAATATCACAACAACACAGAGCGGATCGTTGCTCCGTCGACAGGGTGGTTTGATAACAAATCGCGTTGTGGGAAGATGTTCAAGATAACGTCCATTAAAACCGGAAGCAGCGTGATGGCCAAAGTGGTAGACCAATGCGACTCGATGAATGGATGCAATGCGAGCCACGCTTACCAGCCGCCATGCCGAAACAACATCGTCGATAGCTCGGATGCCATGTGGAGTGCTTTAGGGCTTGATAAGAATGTGGGCGACGAGGATGTGACTTGGTCAACGGTTTAA
- the LOC104418223 gene encoding L-ascorbate oxidase: protein MLISQPYHGPPSSSSVSLVKDDKKWSSVSSIWKPSFSSGSRQTPRRMRKLFSWLLCVSAIMGFAEPRWVRFSWDVEKMVDPKHVQFIVINGDRTAPTIRAQRGDIIVVQVRDGLGEDLVIVWQGVEKCKGADQPNPAGQVVTHYCLVAKQAGVFSYQAQSKLQRDAGLQGSIVVL from the exons ATGCTGATCTCTCAACCTTACCACGGTCCaccgtcctcctcctccgtttcATTAGTGAAAGACGACAAAAAATGGTCTTCTGTTTCTTCGATCTGGAAACCCTCGTTTTCGTCGGGTAGTCGACAAACGCCGCGAAGGATGCGCAAGCTCTTCTCATGGCTTCTTTGCGTCTCTGCAATAATGGGATTCGCGGAGCCGAGATGGGTCCGCTTCAGCTGGGACGTGGAGAAAATGGTGGACCCGAAGCATGTGCAGTTCATCGTCATCAATGGCGACAGGACGGCCCCGACCATCCGAGCGCAACGGGGAGATATTATCGTCGTGCAAGTCAGGGACGGCTTGGGAGAAGATCTCGTGATCGTTTGGCAGGGAGTTGAAAAG TGTAAAGGAGCAGATCAACCCAATCCGGCGGGACAAGTGGTTACTCATTATTGCCTGGTTGCGAAGCAG GCAGGGGTCTTCTCGTATCAAGCGCAATCCAAGCTTCAGAGAGATGCTGGTTTGCAGGGTTCGATTGTGGTTCTGTAG